One genomic segment of Deltaproteobacteria bacterium includes these proteins:
- a CDS encoding IS3 family transposase — IFNYIEIFYNRKRRHSTLGYLSPVSYELESMVA; from the coding sequence GTATTTTTAATTATATTGAAATATTCTATAATCGAAAGAGACGTCACTCAACACTGGGGTATCTTTCTCCAGTATCTTATGAGCTCGAATCTATGGTAGCCTAA